The genome window TTTAAGTCAACTAATAAAGAAATTGTTATCTAATATTTTTCTTGACAGGCTTTATAGTTTGCCATATCTAACTTTATTCTGAACACATAAATTGTGTGAGGAATTCTTAATGGATGTAAGTTGAAGCTGCAAATTCGGCAGATGGAAAGCAACTTAGCTATACGTTAACCCGCGCAAAAGTAAAGCTTTAAATAACGAATAACGGACAACAAACAACTTCCAATTAAGCGCTATCGCTTAATGGGGGTTTGAGTAAGGAAGCCCCGTGAAGCAGATTCACAAACAGGAAAAAGCCCAATTTAAAAAGCTTTTTAAACAGGAAGAAATCGACCGGTTTGAAGATCGATTCAAAATTCTCGAAGTTTTTCTGCAAACCGAACGCCATATTACGATAAACGACCTGATTCAGATTCTAAAGGAAAACGGACATTACTTTGAGCCTGAATTTGTCAATAACACCCTGGAACTGATGTGCGGTTTCGGATTTGCCAAGCAAAACCGATTTGACAACGGTCATGTACGTTACGAGCATCTGCATCTGGGACAGCATCACGATCATATGATATGTACCAAATGCCGCAAGATCATTGAATTTGAGGACCAAGCCTTGGAAACGTTTCAGTGGAAGATCGCCGCCGCCCATGGATTTCACATGCTCCAGCATAAGATGGAGATTTACGGCA of Candidatus Desulfatibia profunda contains these proteins:
- a CDS encoding transcriptional repressor encodes the protein MKQIHKQEKAQFKKLFKQEEIDRFEDRFKILEVFLQTERHITINDLIQILKENGHYFEPEFVNNTLELMCGFGFAKQNRFDNGHVRYEHLHLGQHHDHMICTKCRKIIEFEDQALETFQWKIAAAHGFHMLQHKMEIYGICSACLEKRERLLPLVTAKAGERFVIKGFTGGSMGRMRLLTMGLRFGDEIEVIINYSNGPVIVAADCQRYVLGRGMAEKLFVKPI